One window from the genome of Oceanisphaera sp. IT1-181 encodes:
- a CDS encoding ABC transporter ATP-binding protein yields MEDTNNNRGEVTLEVDGLCIEFSHRKGNLKAIQHVSFEMRKGEILGVVGESGAGKSLTGSAITGLLEAPGFIASGEIRLYGERIDNLKEDRRRLLRGKEIGAIFQDPLTSLNPVLTVGKQLIETIQTHLPLSHVQARQKALDLMKEVGIPAAEQRIDQYPHQFSGGMRQRIVIALALCVEPKVIIADEPTTALDVSVQAQVLQLLRRLCKQHDASVMLVTHDMGVIAEICDQVAVMYAGRLVEIGPVESVLKSPKHPYTVGLMGSIPRIGVREPRLAQIPGSMPRLNAIPQGCAFNPRCPNSSAECLQREPEMKTVGDSRVACLKVMQEELV; encoded by the coding sequence ATGGAAGATACGAACAACAATCGCGGTGAGGTTACTCTAGAAGTCGATGGTCTGTGCATCGAGTTCTCCCATCGCAAGGGTAACCTGAAGGCGATACAACATGTGTCATTCGAGATGCGCAAAGGCGAGATTCTCGGTGTAGTGGGCGAGTCGGGGGCAGGCAAGTCGCTGACCGGCTCGGCGATCACAGGCCTGTTAGAGGCGCCGGGTTTCATTGCCAGCGGCGAGATCCGACTCTATGGCGAACGGATCGATAACCTGAAGGAAGATCGGCGACGACTGCTGCGTGGCAAGGAGATCGGTGCGATCTTTCAGGATCCGCTGACAAGTCTAAACCCCGTACTGACGGTCGGAAAACAGCTGATTGAAACCATTCAGACCCATCTGCCGCTGTCCCACGTCCAAGCCCGGCAGAAGGCGCTGGATTTGATGAAAGAGGTGGGTATACCTGCGGCTGAACAGCGTATCGATCAATATCCTCATCAGTTTTCCGGCGGCATGCGTCAGCGTATCGTGATAGCTTTGGCTCTTTGTGTCGAACCCAAGGTGATTATCGCCGATGAGCCGACCACGGCGCTGGATGTGTCGGTACAGGCTCAGGTGCTACAGCTGCTACGCCGGTTGTGCAAGCAGCATGATGCCTCTGTAATGCTGGTGACTCACGATATGGGTGTGATAGCCGAAATCTGCGATCAGGTAGCAGTAATGTATGCGGGCCGGCTGGTGGAGATAGGACCTGTAGAGTCAGTACTTAAGTCACCGAAACATCCTTATACGGTGGGACTAATGGGCTCGATCCCACGTATCGGGGTACGGGAACCGCGGCTGGCGCAGATCCCCGGATCCATGCCCCGGCTCAATGCCATCCCCCAGGGCTGTGCCTTTAATCCCCGCTGCCCCAACAGCAGCGCCGAATGCCTACAGCGTGAGCCAGAGATGAAAACGGTCGGTGACTCCCGGGTTGCCTGTCTGAAAGTGATGCAAGAGGAGCTGGTGTGA
- a CDS encoding ABC transporter permease, with translation MMFAFIIQRLLQACVVMLTVALIAFTMFQFVGDPIAGMLPESATQFERDELREKLGLNDSVITQYGRFVGNIAQGDFGISYYNKMDVLNLILERLPATLELVFVAVIISLLVGLPAGVWVSLSRNKWLTSLVQTISLIGVSLPSFIAGIVLIIVFSVWLGWFPSHGRGDIVEFGWWSSGLFSRSGWASIILPALSLALFMITMIMRLVRSEMKEVLRTDYIKFAKARGIRQRSINYTHALRNSLLPVITIIGLQIGGLIAFAVVTETVFQWPGMGLLFIQAVNYVDIPVISAYLVFISLIFICINTLVDILYRVIDPRLKTA, from the coding sequence TTATTATACAACGGCTATTACAGGCCTGCGTGGTGATGCTGACGGTGGCGCTGATCGCTTTTACCATGTTCCAGTTTGTCGGCGATCCCATCGCCGGTATGCTGCCGGAAAGCGCGACCCAGTTTGAGCGGGACGAGCTTCGTGAAAAGCTGGGCTTGAACGACAGTGTCATCACCCAGTACGGGCGTTTCGTCGGCAATATTGCCCAAGGGGATTTCGGTATTTCCTACTACAACAAGATGGACGTGCTTAACCTGATTTTGGAGCGGCTGCCCGCCACGCTGGAGCTGGTGTTTGTGGCGGTGATTATTTCGCTGTTGGTGGGCCTGCCGGCGGGGGTATGGGTGTCGTTGTCCCGTAACAAATGGCTGACCAGCTTGGTGCAGACTATTTCCCTGATTGGGGTGTCTCTGCCTAGCTTTATCGCCGGTATAGTGCTGATCATCGTGTTTTCGGTCTGGCTTGGCTGGTTTCCTTCCCATGGCCGGGGCGACATAGTTGAGTTTGGCTGGTGGAGCAGCGGCCTGTTCAGCAGGTCGGGCTGGGCTTCCATCATACTGCCGGCGTTATCGTTGGCGCTGTTCATGATCACCATGATCATGCGCTTGGTACGTAGCGAGATGAAAGAGGTGCTGCGCACCGATTACATCAAGTTCGCTAAGGCCAGGGGTATCAGGCAGCGTAGCATCAACTACACCCATGCGCTGCGCAACTCCCTGCTACCGGTGATCACCATCATAGGCCTGCAAATCGGTGGCCTGATTGCCTTCGCGGTGGTGACCGAAACCGTGTTCCAGTGGCCTGGGATGGGACTGCTGTTTATCCAGGCGGTGAACTATGTGGATATACCGGTGATTTCCGCTTATCTGGTGTTCATTTCCTTGATATTTATCTGCATCAACACTCTGGTAGATATTCTCTACCGGGTGATCGATCCGCGCTTGAAAACCGCTTGA
- a CDS encoding ABC transporter permease produces the protein MSINTTKAALTGQNSPRPGGLKKIWQQLLAACDSDIAYNFRTSRLTMFATAVLALLLFGGIGASLMAHYDPFDMAAFDLMDSELPPFWVEGGEGRFWLGTDIQGRDVYSLILHGLQVSLIVGFISVTCAMALGVTLGVVSGYFGGMIDALIMRLADAMLSFPTIMFALLVSGAARGLLPQEMHDQMAVYIIVISITLTGWMQYARTVRGSTLQEGNKEYVQAAKVMGSSNMRIMFQHILPNVLSPVMVLATLHLALAVLTEATLSFLGVGMPPHQPSLGTLINEGNRYLFSGQWWVVLFPSMVLVILALSVNLVGDWLRDALNPKLR, from the coding sequence ATGTCTATCAATACCACTAAAGCGGCCCTAACAGGCCAGAATAGTCCCCGGCCTGGGGGGCTGAAAAAGATATGGCAACAGCTGTTGGCTGCCTGCGACAGCGACATCGCCTATAACTTTCGGACGTCCCGGCTGACGATGTTCGCTACCGCAGTGCTAGCCCTGCTGCTGTTTGGCGGCATCGGTGCCTCCCTGATGGCACACTATGACCCCTTCGATATGGCGGCCTTTGATCTGATGGATTCCGAACTGCCGCCCTTCTGGGTGGAAGGCGGCGAGGGGCGCTTCTGGCTGGGCACCGATATCCAGGGTCGGGATGTGTATTCTCTTATCCTTCATGGCCTGCAGGTATCATTGATCGTCGGTTTTATCAGTGTGACTTGCGCCATGGCTCTGGGGGTGACCCTGGGGGTGGTGAGCGGCTATTTCGGCGGCATGATCGATGCCCTGATCATGCGTCTGGCCGATGCCATGCTCAGCTTCCCGACCATCATGTTTGCACTGCTAGTGAGCGGCGCGGCGCGAGGCCTGCTGCCACAGGAGATGCACGACCAGATGGCAGTCTACATCATCGTTATCTCCATCACCCTCACCGGCTGGATGCAGTATGCCCGTACCGTGCGTGGCAGTACCCTGCAGGAAGGAAACAAGGAGTATGTGCAGGCTGCCAAGGTGATGGGCAGCAGCAATATGCGCATTATGTTCCAGCATATCCTACCCAACGTGCTCAGCCCGGTCATGGTACTGGCTACGCTGCACTTGGCGCTGGCGGTGCTGACCGAGGCGACCCTATCGTTCCTCGGGGTGGGCATGCCACCACATCAGCCTTCGCTCGGTACCCTTATCAACGAAGGCAACCGATATCTGTTCTCCGGTCAGTGGTGGGTGGTGCTGTTCCCCTCTATGGTGCTGGTGATCTTGGCTCTTTCGGTCAACCTAGTGGGTGACTGGTTGCGCGATGCCCTCAATCCCAAGCTGCGTTAA